In the genome of Paraburkholderia caribensis, the window CGCTGTGGTCGCAAGATACATTCATTCAAAAAGCCGGCGGCAGCGAGATCATCGACCAGATGTGGGCCTTTCCCGATAAGAAGGGACACGCCTGCTGCCTGATTCCTGAGGCAACGGCACGGTTCCAGAAGCGATGCAGCGAGTTGCTGGGCCGACAACGGGAGCGAATGTTGTTTTATATCGCTCGATGCTATCGCTACGAACGACCTCAAGCCGGCCGCTACCGCGAATTCTCCCATCTTGGATTTGAGTGTTTATGCCTCAACCCAGAATTCGCGGTCAAGCGCAGCCAGGAAGTTGCGATCGGCTTTTTCGATTCACTCGGCATTCGCTATGAAATCGACGATTCGGCGCGCAGAGGCCTTATTTGCTATCTGAACGGTCGGGGCTTCGAAATGCGCTTTACGGAACTCGGAGCACAACAGCAAGTGGCTGGTCGCGGCGCCTGTCGGGAGGAAGCCGGTTTCGGCATCGGCGCTGAACGACTATTGTTGGCGATGACCGATCAAGGGCTTGTGTAACGAACTCCAATGCCGACGCAGCTTGCGGCTAGGGATAGTCTCGCGAGTCTCATATCGCCAGTCAAACGTAGCCGAGCGATGGCGTGATTGTCCGCCTTCCGTAACTCGATCGTCCTTGGTGGCTCGGTCTCGGCCAACCGTATCGAGGGGGCGTCGGGGGCAATCCAGAAATTCTCTTTTTGTTCACTGGAGGCTTCGCAGTGCGCATATACCTTTCATCCTTCGATGTGGGCGCCAGACCAGAACAACTCGTCAGCCTGGTCGGAGGTCAATTGCGGGCGGGAATCGTCGTCAATGCGCTTGAACACCGCGAACTAGTGCGCGCAATGGCTGGAGAGTCAGACAATCAAAGTTCGAGCACTTG includes:
- a CDS encoding aminoacyl--tRNA ligase-related protein codes for the protein MWSQDTFIQKAGGSEIIDQMWAFPDKKGHACCLIPEATARFQKRCSELLGRQRERMLFYIARCYRYERPQAGRYREFSHLGFECLCLNPEFAVKRSQEVAIGFFDSLGIRYEIDDSARRGLICYLNGRGFEMRFTELGAQQQVAGRGACREEAGFGIGAERLLLAMTDQGLV